In the Drosophila takahashii strain IR98-3 E-12201 chromosome 3R, DtakHiC1v2, whole genome shotgun sequence genome, one interval contains:
- the LOC108069792 gene encoding UDP-glycosyltransferase UGT5-like encodes MRLSSAWLAIGVCLFWHPNDLIQAANILGVFPFHYGSPFLVVRPLIQALVQRGHNVTLITPEGMPPDIKGVRHIRVSKLNKRMQVLIETDQILGFLSNKWMEAMLAATMYFNMCQDILSDDGVQGMLKDDREQFDLIMMDASNLDALYGLVEYYNATLIGITSISVNWYTEELAGNPAPSIYEPISQIGYSRDTSILSRIYNWIHINEERLLEHLVVLPAQLRVFKKFFGYSEQKFYELRNRFSLILVNNHFSVGRVRSNVPNLIEVGGLHLSESPEPCGEELKKFMDEAENGVIYFSMGLDIMVKFLPENLQQTLVKSFAKVKQRIVWKNEFFNMPNKSENIYVIEKAPQRDVLAHPNVRLFITNGGLLSVMEAVDSGVPMLGLPVFFDQFGNLKWGQSAGMAEVLDISNLNAETLTNTIHELIENPSYSLRAKKMSKTFKDRPMSPLDTAVWWTEYALRNRDISRIRLNVEEIPLFHYYKIDIILTFASRFGLIAASVIFLGSVFFRKCVTGDIRNRMYFNFSIK; translated from the exons ATGCGCCTCAGTTCTGCTTGGCTAGCAATAGGCGTTTGCCTGTTTTGGCACCCCAATGACCTAATCCAGGCGGCCAATATCCTAGGCGTGTTTCCCTTCCACTACGGATCTCCTTTCTTGGTGGTGCGACCTCTCATCCAGGCCCTAGTGCAACGAGGACACAATGTAACCTTGATTACACCAGAGGGCATGCCCCCCGATATCAAGGGAGTTCGACATATACGCGTTTCCAAGTTAAACAAACGCATGCAAG TATTGATCGAGACTGACCAAATTTTGGGTTTTCTGTCTAACAAATGGATGGAGGCAATGCTGGCTGCCACAATGTACTTCAACATGTGCCAAGATATTCTTAGCGACGATGGCGTTCAAGGAATGCTTAAAGACGATAGGGAGCAGTTTGATCTCATCATGATGGATGCGAGCAACCTGGATGCACTTTACGGTCTAGTGGAGTATTACAACGCCACACTGATTGGCATCACGAGCATAAGTGTCAACTGGTACACCGAGGAACTGGCAGGAAATCCCGCACCAAGCATTTACGAACCCATCTCCCAAATAGGCTACTCTAGGGATACCTCGATACTGAGTAGGATTTACAACTGGATTCATATTAATGAGGAGAGACTGCTGGAGCATCTGGTCGTCTTACCAGCTCAACTGCGCGTCTTCAAAAAGTTCTTTGGCTACTCGGAACAAAAATTCTATGAACTGCGAAACAGGTTCTCGTTGATCTTGGTCAACAATCACTTTAGTGTTGGCAGGGTGCGATCTAATGTCCCCAACCTCATCGAGGTTGGCGGGCTACATCTTAGTGAGTCCCCAGAACCCTGTGGTGAGGAGCTAAAGAAATTTATGGACGAGGCGGAGAACGGTGTAATCTATTTTTCCATGGGCCTGGATATAATGGTAAAGTTTCTTCCTGAAAATCTTCAGCAAACACTGGTTAAATCCTTTGCTAAGGTAAAACAGCGGATTGTTTGGAAGAACGAGTTCTTTAATATGCCCAACAAATCGGAAAACATATATGTGATAGAAAAGGCTCCTCAACGCGACGTTCTGGCCCATCCCAATGTTCGTCTTTTTATCACGAACGGAGGACTTCTAAGCGTGATGGAAGCGGTTGACAGTGGAGTTCCAATGCTTGGACTTCCGGTCTTCTTTGACCAATTTGGTAATTTAAAATGGGGCCAGTCGGCAGGCATGGCCGAGGTATTGGACATAAGCAATCTAAACGCAGAGACTTTAACTAATACCATTCATGAGCTGATTGAGAACCCTAGTTACTCTCTGAGGGCTAAGAAAATGTCGAAAACATTTAAGGATAGACCGATGAGTCCTTTGGATACGGCTGTTTGGTGGACGGAGTACGCTTTGCGAAATCGGGATATATCCCGCATTCGCCTTAATGTAGAGGAGATTCCACTATTTCACTACTACAAAATAGACATCATTCTTACTTTTGCCTCTCGCTTTGGATTGATCGCAGCATCAGTCATCTTTTTGGGCTCCgtgttttttagaaaatgtgtgACAGGCGATATAAGGAATCGAAtgtattttaacttttcaataaAGTGA